Genomic segment of Mycolicibacterium sarraceniae:
TGCAACTGCTTGCGGCACTTCGGCTTCCGTGGCGCCGTAGGGCAGCAAGCCTTTGTCCGCCGGATAGTTTCGCATCAGCAGCAGCACTGGCGGCACCACCGTCAGCGCGGCGGCGGCGACGATCAGCGAGGCCCAGCGCCAGCCGTGGCGGGTCGTCACCTCGGCCACGACCGGCAGGAAGATCAGCTGCCCGGTGGCGCCCGCGGCGGTGAGCACGCCGGTGACCAACCCTCGCCGCTGCTCGAACCACCGCACCGCGACCGTGGCGACGAACCCCATCGAAATCGCGCCGGTGCCTGCGCCCACCAGCACGCCCCACAGCAGCACCAGCTGCCAGCTGGTGGTCATCAGCACGCTGGCCGCCGAGCCCGTCGCAATCAGTAGCAGCGCAGCCGTCAGCACCGGGCGCACCCCGAACCGGTCCATCAGGGCGGCCGCGAACGGCGCCGTCAGCCCGAACAGCGTCATGTTGACCGACATCGCCAGCCCGACCACACCGTGCGACCAGCCGAACTCGTGGTGCAGCGGGTTCATCATCACGCCGGGTACCGACCGGAATCCGGCCGCGCCGAGGATCGCGACGAAGCTGACGCCGGCCACCACCCAAGCCCAGTGCAGACCGATGCGGGTGGCCCGCCCGGTCGTTGTCGAGGTCACCGGATCACTCTGGCCGACCGGCCCGGGATCCGGCTAGTGGCAAGAATGACACTATTCGTCAAAAACATGCCAGACTGGCGGTGTGCATCGCGTGGCCGTCCTGCTGGTCGAGCCCGTCGTCGGATTCGACGCCGGGATCGCGCCGACGTTGTTCGGCGCGGCCACCACAGCTGAGGGGTCTCCGCTCTACGAGGTAGTGGTGTGCGGGCTGCGCCGCGCGCCGGTCGCCACCACCAACGGCTATGCGATCGTGCCGGGGGCCGGACCCGAGGCGCTGGCGACCGCCGACACCGTCGTTGTCCCGGGCACGCGGTATCAGCCCGCCCGGCTGGGCGGCGAGCTGGAACCTGAGCTGGCCGCGGCACTGGCATCGATTCGGCCTGGCACGCGGATCGTATCGATCTGCACCGGCGCGTTCGTGCTGGCCGCCGCCGGGGTGCTCGACGGCAGGGCGGCCACCACACACTGGCGCTGGGCCGACGATCTTCGTGCCCTGCACCCAGACGTCCTGCTCGACGAGAACGTGTTGTTCGTCGACGACGGCGATGTGCTCAGCTCGGCCGGGCTGGCCGCCGGAATTGACTTGTGCCTGCACATCATTCGCGCCGACCACGGCGCGTCCGTGGCCAATGAGGTGGCTCGTTACTGCGTCGTCCCGCCCTGGCGAGAAGGTGGGCAGGCCCAGTTCATCGAACGACAGGTGCCCGGCGACCCCCAGGCGTCGACCGCGCCGACTCGGCAGTGGGCGCTCGATCACCTCGACGAGCCGCTGTCGATCGAACAACTGGCCCGCCACGCCCGGATGAGCGAGCGCACTTTCTGCCGCCGGTTCCGTGACGAGACCGGGCAGTCGCCAGGCAGCTGGGTGCGCAGCCGACGAGTCGAGCGGGCGCGCGAGTTGCTCGAGACCGATGACCTCCCCGTCGACGAGGTGGCCCGCCGCGCCGGTCTGGGTTCGGGCGGCAATCTTCGCCATCATCTGCGGCGTGGTCTCGGCATGTCGCCGTCGAGCTATCGCAAGGTGTTCCGAGGCAGCTGAGGAGCGTCTGCCTACGATGTCGGCCATGGCCGAACCTCTGATCATGTCCGTGCGCGGACACTCTCCCGAACTGCACGTCGAGTCCTGGGTCGCGCCCAACGCGGCGGTGATCGGCCAGGTGCGGCTCGCAGCGCGGGCCAGTGTGTGGTACTCGGCGACGCTGCGCGCCGAGGCAGAGTGGATCGATGTCGGCGAGGGCAGCAACATTCAGGACGGTGCCACCGTGCACGTCGACCCGGGATTCCCGGCCCGGATCGGGGCGGGCGTGACGGTCGGGCACAACGCCGTGTTGCACGGCTGCACTGTCGAGGATGGGGCCCTGGTCGGTATGGGCGCGATCGTGCTCAACGGGGCGGTGATCGGGGCGGGATCGATCGTGGGTGCCGGCGCGGTGGTGCCGCAGGGGACGGTGATACCGCCGCGTTCGCTGGTGGCGGGGGTGCCGGCCAAGGTCCGTCGCGAGCTGTCCGACGCCGAGTTGGAGGGCAACAACGCGCGGTGTACGAACACCTCATCGACCTGCACCGCAGCCCCGAGTAGGTTTGCGCCGGGTCCAGATTGCCGATAGTCCTACCGTGAAGTCGCTACGGATTCTGGTCACCGGTGCCACCGGATACGTCGGCTCCCGGCTGGTGGCCAGGCTGCTCGACGCCGGGCACGACGTCGTCGCCGCCACCCGTGACCCGGAGAAGCTCGGCCGATTCGGCTGGTGTGACCGAGTGACTGCCGTTGCCTTGGACGCCGCCGATCCGTCGTCGATCGACTCGGCGTTTGGCGTCTCCGGCCAGATCGACGTCGTCTATTACCTGGTGCACGGGATCGGTCAACCCGGCTTTCGCGAGCGGGATAACACCGCTGCCGCGAGTCTCGCTGCCGCGGCCAAGGCCGCCGGGGTGAAGCGGATCGTCTACCTCGGTGGGTTCGTGCCTGACGATGGCGCGCTCTCCGAGCATCTGGCCGGCCGCGCCGAGGTCGCCGGCGCACTCAGCGTCGAAGGCGGACCGGAGCTGGTCTGGCTCGGTGCGGCGGTGATCATCGGTGCGGGGTCGACGTCGTTCGAAATGGTCCGCTACGTCGGCGACCGATTCTGGCTGATCCCGTTGCCGCCGTGGGCCGATCACGACATCGACCCGATCTCGATTCGCGATGTGCTGTACTACCTGCTCGCCGCGGCCGACCCGGCCGTCGTGCCGGCCGGGTCCTACGACATCGCGGGGCCGGGCCGGACCACCTATCGCCAGCTGTTGTCGACCTACGTCGACGCGGTGGGCTCGCTTCGCGCGGGGCTGCCGGTGCGCGACATCGTGCCCCTTGGCGTCGTCGGCCGGGTCGCCGGTGCCGCGGTGCCGGTGCCGACCGGGCTGGCTGCCGATCTCATCGAATCGCTGGACCATCCGATGACTGCCTCCGACACTGTCTTACGTGACCATGTGCCCGATCCGCCCGGAGGCCTCACCAGCATCGAAGACGCCGTCGCCGCGGCAGTGGCCAACGGGCGGCCGCTCCCGGTCGACAAGCTGGCCGACCCGCATCACCTGGCCGACAGCGACCCGATCTGGGCCGGGGGAGACGCGCTCCGGCTGCGGCGGGTGGCCTCGACCGTGACACCGGCGGTGGCCCGGCCCGCCCTGGGGCTGTTCGACTCCGTGCCCGGCCCGCTGGCGGGGGTGTTGCGTACCGGGCTGGATCTGCTGCTGACGAAGGTGCACACGTAATGGCGGCGATGGCTGAAATTCGCGCTGCGGTGACCAATACCGCTGTGCCGCATCAGGAATGGCCCTCGATGGTCCGGCGCAGGCGCATCGTCGTGTGCGTGACGTTGGTGGTCGGCGCGGTGCTGCTCGGCCTGTCGTTGACGCGCACACCCGGCGATACGGCGTTCTACTGGCTGACGCTCGCGCTCGCGG
This window contains:
- a CDS encoding NAD(P)H-binding protein; translation: MKSLRILVTGATGYVGSRLVARLLDAGHDVVAATRDPEKLGRFGWCDRVTAVALDAADPSSIDSAFGVSGQIDVVYYLVHGIGQPGFRERDNTAAASLAAAAKAAGVKRIVYLGGFVPDDGALSEHLAGRAEVAGALSVEGGPELVWLGAAVIIGAGSTSFEMVRYVGDRFWLIPLPPWADHDIDPISIRDVLYYLLAAADPAVVPAGSYDIAGPGRTTYRQLLSTYVDAVGSLRAGLPVRDIVPLGVVGRVAGAAVPVPTGLAADLIESLDHPMTASDTVLRDHVPDPPGGLTSIEDAVAAAVANGRPLPVDKLADPHHLADSDPIWAGGDALRLRRVASTVTPAVARPALGLFDSVPGPLAGVLRTGLDLLLTKVHT
- a CDS encoding MFS transporter; its protein translation is MTSTTTGRATRIGLHWAWVVAGVSFVAILGAAGFRSVPGVMMNPLHHEFGWSHGVVGLAMSVNMTLFGLTAPFAAALMDRFGVRPVLTAALLLIATGSAASVLMTTSWQLVLLWGVLVGAGTGAISMGFVATVAVRWFEQRRGLVTGVLTAAGATGQLIFLPVVAEVTTRHGWRWASLIVAAAALTVVPPVLLLMRNYPADKGLLPYGATEAEVPQAVASSSFRAAFDGLLIGARLPAFWLLAASFAICGMTTNGLIGTHFIPAANDHGMPTTVAAGLLAAVGVLDVAGTIFSGWLTDRVDPRLLLVVYYLGRGLSLLALPALLSPHAEPSTWVFIIFYGLDWVATVPPTIVLCREYFGARSPVVFGWVFAAHQIGAAVAAFGAGWLRDVNGSYDPAFHSAAGLCAAAALLCWRIRRPGL
- a CDS encoding GlxA family transcriptional regulator → MHRVAVLLVEPVVGFDAGIAPTLFGAATTAEGSPLYEVVVCGLRRAPVATTNGYAIVPGAGPEALATADTVVVPGTRYQPARLGGELEPELAAALASIRPGTRIVSICTGAFVLAAAGVLDGRAATTHWRWADDLRALHPDVLLDENVLFVDDGDVLSSAGLAAGIDLCLHIIRADHGASVANEVARYCVVPPWREGGQAQFIERQVPGDPQASTAPTRQWALDHLDEPLSIEQLARHARMSERTFCRRFRDETGQSPGSWVRSRRVERARELLETDDLPVDEVARRAGLGSGGNLRHHLRRGLGMSPSSYRKVFRGS